From the Salvelinus alpinus chromosome 32, SLU_Salpinus.1, whole genome shotgun sequence genome, one window contains:
- the LOC139562110 gene encoding phosphatidylcholine:ceramide cholinephosphotransferase 1-like produces MKKVGQWSAEEVSHWLSEEGMQEYGDSLQQADGPALLRLTPDDFLTPPLSLVSSDTGRQLLERLETLRIEHHIEEHQKNGHANGHGRLPNGTAKPLRKGSLGLNGFRKEMVQIPIPMLEAERSGFPQEWGKTGVAFLYAVCCFVTTTVVISVVHERVPAKEHNPPLPDKFFDIFDRVEWAFSICEINGMLLVSLWLLQWTLLKYRSIIIRRFFFIVGTLYLYRCVTMYITTLPVPGMHFQCSPKLFGNWEVQMRRIIKLIAGGGLSITGSHTMCGDYLYSGHTVILTLSYLFIKEYSPKRFWWYHWFCWTLSAVGIFCILLAHDHYTVDVVVAYFITTRLFWWYHTMANQQALKETSQSNPFSRVWWFRLFQYFEGNVKGIVPRNYQLPCSWRSSPWSHGVKYSKVDTQ; encoded by the exons ATGAAGAAGGTGGGGCAGTGGTCGGCGGAGGAGGTGTCCCATTGGCTGAGCGAGGAGGGGATGCAGGAGTACGGCGACTCCCTCCAGCAGGCGGACGGCCCCGCCCTGCTGCGGCTCACCCCGGATGACTTCCTGACCCCGCCCCTCTCACTGGTCTCCTCAGACACCGGGCGGCAGCTCTTGGAACGTCTGGAGACCCTACGGATCGAGCACCACATTGAGGAGCACCAAAAAAACGGCCACGCCAATGGCCATGGGAGGCTGCCCAACGGCACTGCCAAGCCCCTGCGGAAAGGCTCGCTGGGGCTTAATGGCTTCCGGAAGGAGATGGTCCAAATCCCCATCCCCATGTTGGAGGCTGAACGCTCTGGGTTCCCCCAGGAGTGGGGCAAGACAGGCGTAGCGTTCCTCTACGCAGTCTGCTGCTTTGTCACTACCACTGTGGTCATCTCGGTGGTCCATGAGAGGGTGCCGGCCAAGGAGCATAACCCACCGCTGCCCGATAAGTTCTTTGACATTTTTGACCGGGTGGAGTGGGCCTTCTCTATCTGCGAGATCAATGGCATGCTGCTGGTGAGTCTGTGGCTGCTGCAGTGGACCCTGCTCAAGTACAG ATCAATAATCATCCGTCGGTTCTTCTTCATTGTGGGTACCCTCTACCTGTACAGATGTGTCACCATGTACATAACCACTCTGCCTGTTCCAGGGATGCACTTCCAATGCTCTCCAAAG CTATTTGGGAACTGGGAGGTTCAGATGAGGAGGATCATAAAGCTGATCGCCGGCGGAGGCCTGTCAATCACCGGCTCCCACACCATGTGTGGAGACTACCTGTACAGCGGCCATACAGTCATTCTAACGCTATCATATCTCTTTATCAAAGAGT ATTCCCCTAAGAGGTTTTGGTGGTACCACTGGTTCTGCTGGACTCTGAGTGCAGTAGGCATCTTCTGCATCCTGCTGGCTCATGACCACTATACTGTGGACGTGGTGGTGGCTTATTTCATCACAACACGTCTCTTCTGGTGGTACCACACCATGGCCAACCAGCAG GCGCTGAAAGAGACGTCCCAGAGTAACCCATTCTCCAGAGTCTGGTGGTTTCGACTGTTCCAGTACTTTGAGGGAAACGTCAAGGGCATTGTCCCTCGAAATTATCAGCTGCCGTGTTCATGGCGATCGTCTCCGTGGAGCCATGGGGTAAAGTACAGCAAAGTGGACACCCAGTGA